A genomic region of Serratia fonticola contains the following coding sequences:
- the ureG gene encoding urease accessory protein UreG, which produces MKKITRIGIGGPVGSGKTAIIEVITPRLIERGISPLIITNDIVTTEDAKQVKRTLKGILDEEKILGVETGACPHTAVREDPSMNIAAVEEMEMRFPDSDLVMIESGGDNLTLTFSPALADFYIYVIDVAEGEKIPRKNGPGLVQADILVINKIDLAPYVGASLEVMEHDTRVVRGERPYILTNCKTGEGIDELVDMIMRDFLFTHGAQVVS; this is translated from the coding sequence GTGAAAAAAATTACCCGCATTGGCATCGGTGGGCCAGTGGGCTCAGGCAAAACCGCGATTATTGAAGTGATTACGCCACGCCTGATTGAGCGTGGTATCAGCCCATTAATTATCACTAACGATATTGTGACAACCGAAGATGCCAAACAGGTGAAGCGAACGCTTAAAGGCATTCTGGATGAAGAGAAAATTCTGGGAGTTGAAACCGGGGCGTGTCCACATACCGCGGTACGTGAAGATCCCAGTATGAATATCGCCGCGGTCGAGGAGATGGAGATGCGCTTTCCGGACAGCGACCTGGTGATGATTGAAAGTGGTGGCGATAATCTGACGCTGACTTTCAGCCCGGCACTGGCGGACTTTTATATTTATGTCATTGACGTTGCCGAAGGGGAAAAGATCCCCCGCAAGAACGGGCCAGGATTGGTACAGGCCGATATTCTGGTGATCAATAAAATCGATCTGGCGCCTTATGTTGGGGCCAGTCTGGAGGTGATGGAGCACGATACCCGCGTGGTGCGTGGGGAGCGACCTTATATTCTCACCAACTGCAAAACGGGTGAGGGTATCGATGAGTTGGTTGACATGATCATGCGTGACTTTTTGTTTACCCACGGTGCTCAGGTGGTCTCATGA
- the fadE gene encoding acyl-CoA dehydrogenase FadE — MMVLSIVVLLALIGVLFYHRVNLALSSLLLLAYTAAMGTIGLWTYWMLLPLAIILLPLNIVSLRRSLLSAPALRAFRKVMPPMSTTEKEAIDAGTTWWEGDLFRGQPDWNKLHNYPQPKLTEEEQAFIDGPVEEACRMANDFQITHELADLPPELWAYLKEHRFFAMIIKKEYGGLEFSPYAQARVLQKLAGVSGILAITVGVPNSLGPGELLQHYGTEEQKDHYLPGLARGDEIPCFALTSPEAGSDAGAIPDVGTVCMGEWQGKQVLGMRLTWNKRYITLAPIATVLGLAFKLYDPNRLLSDNESPGITCALIPTNTPGVEIGNRHFPLNVPFQNGPTRGNDVFVPIDYIIGGPKMAGQGWRMLVECLSVGRGITLPSNSTGSLKSVALATGAYAHIRRQFKISIGKMEGIEEPLARIAGNTYVMDAAASLITYALMQGEKPAVLSAIVKYHCTHRGQQAIIDAMDITGGKGIMLGESNFLARAYQGAPIAITVEGANILTRTMMIFGQGAIRCHPYVLSEMAAAQSNDLHAFDKALFGHLGHVGSSKMRSLWLGLTNGRTSSTPTKDATRRYYQQLNRLSANLALLSDVSMGVLGGSLKRRERVSARLGDVLSQMYLASATLKRFEDEGRQKEDLPLVHWGVQDCLNQAEQALDDLLRNFPNRFIAGVMRLVVFPFGRVHTAPSDKLDHQLAKIIQQPSATRSRLGRGQYLTPSQHNPVGLLEAALLDVMAAEPIHQRLSKQAGKNLPFTRLDRLAQRALDEGKISADEAKILVKAEESRLRSINVEDFEPDALAAQKPEKPLKKEKRLQQTEAA, encoded by the coding sequence ATGATGGTTCTTAGTATCGTTGTATTACTCGCACTCATAGGGGTGCTGTTCTATCACCGAGTGAACCTCGCGCTCAGCAGCCTCCTCCTGCTGGCATATACGGCAGCCATGGGCACTATCGGCCTGTGGACTTACTGGATGCTGTTGCCGCTGGCGATCATTCTGCTGCCATTGAACATCGTTTCTCTGCGCCGCTCCCTGCTTTCTGCCCCGGCACTGCGTGCGTTCCGTAAAGTGATGCCGCCGATGTCCACTACGGAAAAAGAAGCCATCGACGCTGGGACAACCTGGTGGGAAGGCGATCTGTTCCGCGGCCAGCCGGACTGGAACAAATTGCACAACTATCCACAGCCCAAGCTGACGGAAGAAGAGCAGGCCTTTATTGACGGCCCGGTAGAAGAAGCCTGCCGCATGGCCAATGACTTCCAGATCACCCACGAACTGGCCGATCTGCCGCCAGAGCTGTGGGCGTACCTGAAAGAACACCGTTTCTTCGCGATGATTATCAAAAAAGAGTACGGCGGCCTGGAGTTCTCCCCTTATGCACAGGCTCGTGTCCTGCAAAAGCTGGCGGGCGTCTCCGGTATTCTGGCGATTACCGTGGGTGTACCTAACTCCCTCGGCCCAGGAGAACTGCTGCAACATTACGGCACTGAAGAACAAAAAGATCACTATCTGCCAGGCCTGGCGCGCGGCGATGAAATTCCTTGTTTCGCACTGACCAGCCCTGAGGCGGGTTCTGACGCCGGTGCAATCCCGGATGTCGGCACCGTTTGCATGGGCGAATGGCAAGGCAAGCAGGTGCTGGGTATGCGCCTAACCTGGAACAAACGCTACATTACGCTGGCACCTATCGCCACTGTTTTGGGCCTGGCCTTTAAGCTGTATGACCCGAACCGCCTGTTGAGCGACAACGAATCCCCAGGTATTACCTGTGCGTTGATCCCAACCAATACCCCAGGGGTGGAAATTGGTAACCGCCATTTCCCACTGAACGTACCGTTCCAGAACGGCCCAACCCGTGGCAACGACGTGTTCGTGCCGATCGATTACATCATTGGCGGGCCAAAAATGGCGGGTCAGGGCTGGCGTATGCTGGTTGAATGCTTGTCCGTTGGCCGTGGCATCACCTTGCCTTCCAACTCGACCGGTAGCCTGAAGTCTGTCGCGCTGGCAACCGGCGCTTATGCTCACATCCGCCGTCAATTCAAAATCTCTATCGGTAAGATGGAAGGGATTGAAGAGCCACTGGCTCGCATCGCGGGTAACACCTATGTGATGGACGCCGCTGCCTCACTGATCACCTATGCCCTGATGCAAGGCGAAAAACCGGCGGTTCTGTCAGCTATCGTGAAATACCATTGTACCCACCGTGGCCAACAGGCCATCATTGACGCCATGGATATCACTGGCGGTAAGGGGATCATGCTGGGTGAATCCAACTTCCTGGCACGCGCCTATCAGGGGGCACCGATTGCCATCACGGTTGAAGGGGCCAACATTCTGACCCGTACCATGATGATCTTCGGCCAGGGGGCAATCCGCTGCCATCCTTACGTTCTGAGCGAAATGGCAGCAGCACAGAGCAACGATCTGCATGCTTTTGATAAAGCCTTGTTCGGTCACCTTGGCCACGTGGGCAGCAGCAAAATGCGCAGCCTGTGGCTCGGCCTGACCAATGGCCGCACCAGCAGCACGCCAACCAAGGATGCAACCCGCCGCTACTATCAGCAATTGAACCGGCTGAGTGCCAACCTGGCATTGCTGTCTGACGTTTCGATGGGTGTGCTGGGGGGGAGTCTCAAACGCCGTGAACGCGTCTCGGCCCGGTTGGGTGACGTACTCAGCCAAATGTATCTGGCTTCCGCAACGCTGAAACGCTTTGAAGATGAAGGCCGCCAAAAAGAAGATCTGCCACTGGTTCACTGGGGCGTACAAGATTGTCTGAATCAGGCTGAACAAGCGTTGGACGACCTGCTGCGTAACTTCCCTAACCGCTTTATTGCCGGGGTGATGCGTCTGGTAGTGTTCCCATTTGGCCGCGTCCACACTGCGCCATCGGATAAGCTTGACCACCAGTTGGCGAAGATTATCCAGCAACCTTCGGCGACCCGCAGCCGCCTGGGCCGTGGCCAATATCTGACGCCAAGCCAGCATAACCCGGTCGGCCTGCTGGAAGCAGCATTGCTCGATGTGATGGCGGCTGAACCTATCCACCAGCGTCTGAGTAAACAGGCCGGCAAGAATCTGCCATTCACCCGCCTTGATCGCCTGGCACAACGTGCGCTTGATGAAGGCAAAATCAGCGCCGATGAAGCCAAAATCCTGGTGAAGGCAGAGGAGAGCCGTCTGCGTTCAATCAACGTTGAAGACTTCGAGCCTGACGCGTTGGCGGCGCAAAAGCCGGAAAAGCCGCTAAAGAAGGAAAAGCGCCTGCAGCAAACTGAAGCGGCATAG
- the lpcA gene encoding D-sedoheptulose 7-phosphate isomerase → MYHDLIRSELNEAADTLAKFLSDDANLDQIQRAAIMLADSFKAGGKVISCGNGGSHCDAMHFAEELTGRYRENRPGYPAIAISDVSHLSCVSNDFGYDYVFSRYVEAVGREGDVLLGISTSGNSGNIIKAIEAARAKGMKVITLTGKDGGKMAGTADVEIRVPHFGYADRIQEIHIKVIHILIQLIEKEMVKA, encoded by the coding sequence ATGTACCATGATTTAATTCGCAGTGAACTGAATGAAGCGGCTGATACTCTGGCGAAATTCCTCAGTGATGATGCCAATCTCGACCAGATCCAACGTGCGGCAATCATGCTGGCGGACTCATTTAAAGCGGGTGGAAAAGTGATTTCCTGCGGTAACGGGGGTTCTCACTGTGATGCGATGCATTTTGCAGAAGAGTTGACCGGCCGATATCGTGAAAACCGCCCAGGCTACCCGGCGATTGCGATTTCTGACGTCAGCCATCTGTCATGTGTCAGCAACGATTTTGGCTACGATTATGTGTTCTCACGCTATGTGGAAGCCGTTGGCCGTGAGGGGGATGTCCTGCTGGGGATCTCGACATCAGGCAACTCCGGCAACATTATCAAAGCCATTGAGGCGGCCCGTGCCAAGGGAATGAAAGTGATTACCCTGACCGGTAAAGACGGCGGGAAAATGGCGGGAACTGCCGATGTGGAAATTCGCGTTCCGCACTTTGGCTATGCTGACCGTATCCAGGAAATTCATATCAAAGTGATCCATATCTTGATTCAACTGATCGAAAAAGAGATGGTTAAGGCTTAA
- the dpaA gene encoding peptidoglycan meso-diaminopimelic acid protein amidase: MSKIALLFAMFFCMPMITACSASEQAPQAPVVTQQLLGSPVYIQIFKEERKLELYAKMGNEFRLVNSFPICNFSGGLGPKRREGDFKSPEGFYSVDARHLKPDSKYYRAINIGFPNDYDKAQGYSGAYLMIHGECKSIGCYAMTNTYMDEIYRYVEAAFAYGQTRVDISIYPFRMTEQNLQRHRSSNYISFWRQLKPGYDYFAKNRQPPMVAVANGQYVLAQPVTGSSQPTQYASTVDTNPFAQSKPLTVVK, translated from the coding sequence ATGAGCAAAATCGCGCTGTTGTTTGCGATGTTTTTTTGTATGCCGATGATCACAGCCTGCAGCGCCAGCGAGCAGGCCCCACAAGCACCGGTAGTCACACAGCAATTATTAGGTTCACCCGTTTATATTCAGATATTCAAAGAAGAACGCAAGCTGGAGTTGTATGCCAAAATGGGCAATGAATTCCGCCTGGTGAATAGCTTCCCTATCTGTAATTTTTCTGGTGGCCTAGGCCCGAAGCGACGTGAAGGGGATTTTAAAAGCCCGGAAGGTTTTTACAGCGTCGATGCACGCCATCTGAAACCTGACAGCAAATATTACCGTGCCATCAATATCGGTTTCCCTAATGATTACGATAAAGCACAGGGATATTCCGGTGCCTATCTGATGATCCACGGTGAATGCAAATCGATTGGTTGCTACGCGATGACCAACACCTATATGGATGAGATTTATCGCTATGTCGAAGCTGCCTTTGCTTATGGGCAGACCCGAGTGGATATCAGTATTTATCCCTTCCGCATGACCGAACAGAATCTGCAACGCCATCGCTCATCTAATTACATCAGCTTCTGGCGCCAGCTAAAACCCGGTTATGACTACTTTGCCAAAAACCGCCAACCCCCGATGGTTGCCGTCGCTAACGGGCAATACGTGCTGGCTCAGCCAGTCACCGGCAGCAGCCAGCCAACACAGTACGCGTCAACGGTGGACACTAATCCGTTCGCCCAGAGCAAGCCGCTCACCGTAGTGAAATAA
- a CDS encoding HoxN/HupN/NixA family nickel/cobalt transporter, which produces MAVTSAGFFGPARQRAVYLLLGLLAANVAIWLMAFFVFRDNTALMGTALLAYSFGLRHAVDADHIAAIDNVTRKLMQQGKTPVAVGTFFSLGHSTIVVLASVAIAATAMMFRNQMGWFHETGGLIGTLVSSLFLLMVALINLLVLISVWRTFRQVKRGELKSDRSLESVLHHGGVLARIFRPLFNLVNKSWHMYLVGFLFGLGFDTATEVGLLGISAASAGHGMNLWSIMLFPALFAAGMVLIDSIDNFVMIGAYGWAFSKPIRKLYYNMTITAVSVIIAVLIGGIEALGLIANKLALTGPLWDRIAQLNEHLGEMGYWIIGLFIVCWLISMVNYRLRGYDKLAING; this is translated from the coding sequence ATGGCTGTAACTTCAGCGGGCTTTTTCGGTCCTGCCCGGCAGCGAGCGGTTTACCTGTTGCTTGGGTTGCTCGCGGCCAATGTGGCTATCTGGTTGATGGCATTCTTTGTCTTTCGTGATAACACTGCCCTGATGGGGACAGCACTGCTGGCATACAGTTTTGGGCTGCGCCATGCGGTTGATGCCGACCATATTGCGGCCATTGATAATGTCACGCGCAAACTGATGCAGCAGGGGAAAACGCCTGTCGCCGTGGGGACCTTCTTTTCTCTCGGTCATTCGACGATTGTTGTACTGGCTTCAGTCGCTATTGCTGCAACGGCCATGATGTTCAGAAATCAAATGGGGTGGTTCCATGAAACCGGCGGGCTGATCGGCACCTTGGTTTCTTCATTGTTCCTGCTGATGGTGGCATTGATCAATTTACTGGTGTTGATCTCCGTTTGGCGAACTTTCCGTCAGGTCAAGCGAGGTGAACTGAAATCGGATCGTTCTTTGGAGAGTGTGCTCCATCATGGTGGTGTTCTGGCGCGTATTTTTCGTCCGTTGTTCAATCTGGTGAATAAAAGCTGGCATATGTATCTGGTAGGTTTTCTGTTTGGACTGGGATTTGATACTGCCACAGAAGTCGGTTTATTGGGTATTTCAGCCGCCAGTGCCGGGCATGGGATGAACCTCTGGAGCATTATGCTATTTCCTGCGCTATTTGCTGCGGGGATGGTGCTGATTGATTCGATTGATAACTTCGTAATGATTGGCGCGTACGGTTGGGCATTCTCCAAACCGATTCGTAAGCTCTATTACAATATGACGATTACGGCAGTTTCAGTGATTATTGCCGTTTTGATTGGTGGTATTGAGGCGCTGGGGCTGATCGCCAATAAGCTGGCGTTGACCGGGCCACTCTGGGATCGCATCGCACAGTTAAACGAACATCTGGGCGAGATGGGGTATTGGATTATCGGTTTGTTTATTGTGTGCTGGCTGATATCGATGGTGAATTACCGTTTGCGCGGCTATGACAAATTGGCGATCAACGGATGA
- a CDS encoding urease accessory protein UreD, with the protein MTSVSEAGVRVNQLGDSAPELMFYQDEPPQMASGSTGKSGYLRLGFALRGQRSVLAQMERRVPFLVQRALYWDEMLPQMPCVFVISTSGCVLQGDRLAMDIHVAPQASGHVTTQSATKIHAMENNYAAQIQTLNIEQEGYLEVMPDPVIPHSGSRFITDTRITLHPTATLLFSEILMSGRKYHQADGGFNFDVYSSRISACYPDGKPLFTERYVLEPRKQPLSSVGVMGPFDVFGNVILLTPVTHHARILARISPCYDAVAGIASGVSRLPNDCGLIFKALGKESHQVKAAIRGFWRIAREEILGVTLPEPFIWR; encoded by the coding sequence ATGACGTCGGTCAGCGAAGCCGGTGTGCGGGTTAATCAGCTTGGAGATTCGGCACCGGAGCTGATGTTTTATCAGGATGAACCACCGCAAATGGCCAGTGGTAGCACGGGTAAAAGCGGCTATCTGCGTTTGGGTTTCGCTTTGCGTGGGCAACGTAGCGTGCTGGCGCAGATGGAGCGACGGGTGCCTTTTCTGGTACAGCGTGCGCTGTACTGGGATGAGATGTTGCCACAAATGCCCTGTGTTTTTGTTATTTCTACCTCTGGTTGTGTGCTGCAGGGGGATCGTCTGGCGATGGATATCCATGTGGCCCCCCAGGCATCAGGGCATGTAACAACCCAGTCGGCCACCAAGATCCACGCCATGGAAAACAATTACGCGGCACAAATACAGACATTAAATATTGAGCAGGAGGGCTACCTGGAAGTGATGCCCGATCCAGTGATCCCCCATAGTGGTTCACGCTTTATTACGGATACCCGTATCACCCTGCATCCGACGGCAACGCTCCTTTTTTCCGAAATCCTGATGTCAGGGCGAAAATACCATCAGGCTGATGGTGGTTTTAACTTTGACGTTTATTCCTCACGTATCAGTGCCTGTTACCCTGATGGTAAGCCGTTGTTTACCGAGCGCTATGTGTTGGAGCCCAGAAAGCAGCCGCTGAGCTCGGTTGGCGTGATGGGGCCGTTTGATGTCTTTGGCAATGTGATCCTGCTGACGCCAGTTACGCATCATGCGCGTATCTTGGCGCGTATTTCCCCTTGTTATGACGCGGTGGCAGGCATAGCCAGCGGCGTTAGCCGTTTGCCTAACGACTGTGGCCTGATCTTCAAGGCGCTGGGGAAGGAGTCTCATCAAGTTAAGGCGGCCATCAGAGGGTTCTGGCGCATCGCGCGGGAAGAAATCCTCGGGGTGACGCTGCCGGAGCCCTTTATCTGGCGCTAA
- the yut gene encoding urea transporter translates to MASTGYWMGLCARSQPVAALDMILRGCSQVMFQNNPLTGLLFFVAIFIGAYGEGLPQVAFGCLLGTVVATGSAALIVSDRAALRAGLYGYNGCLVGAALPTFLAMSPLLWAGIIFSSLISVIATLGLTRLFTPWKLSVLTAPFVFTTWTLLLASHVFGHFNPSHLLIAAIPSGDPGPRVFLGISELVMGALHGLSQVFLFSNLVAGGLLLLGLAVASVWAMLLGLFGALLAVLIAGMMGGDLQSITAGLYAFSAVLTAIALGSVFNQPGWRSLIYTLIGVIFTVLIQGATNTVLGPLGIPSLTMPFVLASWLFLIANQEG, encoded by the coding sequence ATGGCATCAACAGGTTATTGGATGGGACTGTGTGCGCGTAGTCAGCCAGTCGCCGCACTGGATATGATTTTGCGCGGCTGTTCGCAAGTGATGTTCCAGAATAATCCCCTGACGGGATTGCTTTTTTTCGTCGCGATATTTATTGGCGCTTATGGTGAAGGGCTGCCACAGGTTGCCTTTGGCTGTCTGTTAGGCACGGTGGTGGCAACGGGTAGCGCCGCGCTTATCGTTAGCGACAGGGCTGCACTGCGGGCTGGATTGTACGGTTATAACGGCTGCCTGGTGGGAGCCGCATTGCCAACGTTCCTGGCTATGTCACCGTTGCTGTGGGCGGGCATTATTTTTAGCAGCCTGATCTCGGTTATTGCCACCCTTGGGCTGACCCGATTGTTCACCCCCTGGAAGCTTTCCGTGTTAACGGCTCCTTTTGTTTTTACTACCTGGACGCTGTTACTGGCCAGTCATGTTTTTGGTCATTTCAACCCCTCTCATCTGCTGATAGCGGCAATACCCTCTGGCGATCCCGGCCCTAGAGTCTTCCTGGGGATCTCTGAGCTGGTTATGGGGGCACTACATGGATTATCACAGGTTTTTTTGTTCAGTAATCTCGTCGCTGGAGGATTGCTGCTGTTGGGGCTGGCTGTGGCCTCGGTATGGGCCATGTTGTTGGGATTATTCGGTGCTTTACTGGCGGTTTTGATCGCCGGGATGATGGGGGGCGATCTTCAATCTATCACCGCAGGCCTGTATGCCTTTAGCGCGGTACTGACAGCGATAGCGCTCGGCTCTGTGTTCAATCAGCCTGGCTGGCGCTCTCTGATATACACGTTAATTGGCGTGATTTTTACCGTTCTGATCCAGGGGGCGACCAACACAGTGTTGGGCCCGTTGGGTATTCCCTCGTTAACCATGCCGTTTGTTTTAGCCTCCTGGTTGTTTCTGATCGCCAATCAGGAGGGGTAA
- a CDS encoding class II glutamine amidotransferase, translating to MCELLGMSANVPTDICFSFTGLVQRGGRTGPHKDGWGITFYEGNGCRTFKDPQPSFDSPIARLVQEYPIKSCAVVSHIRQANRGEVALENTHPFTRELWGRNWTYAHNGQLKGYRQLATGNFRPVGQTDSEYAFCWLLHQLTLKYPRTPSNWSAVFRYIALLADQLRQKGVFNMLLSDGRFVMAYCSTNLHWITRRAPFGKATLLDQDVEIDFQRQTTPDDVVTVIATQPLTGNETWHKIAPGEFALFHYGERLALGERISVHR from the coding sequence ATGTGTGAACTGCTCGGGATGAGCGCGAACGTACCAACCGATATCTGCTTTAGTTTTACCGGGCTGGTTCAGCGCGGTGGCCGCACCGGGCCACATAAAGATGGTTGGGGCATTACCTTTTATGAAGGGAACGGTTGTCGCACGTTCAAGGATCCGCAGCCCAGCTTCGACTCACCGATCGCCCGCCTGGTCCAGGAATACCCGATCAAATCCTGTGCCGTGGTTTCCCACATCCGCCAGGCTAATCGTGGCGAGGTGGCGCTGGAAAATACCCATCCGTTTACCCGTGAACTCTGGGGCCGCAACTGGACCTACGCACACAATGGCCAGTTGAAAGGCTATCGTCAGCTGGCAACCGGTAATTTTCGCCCGGTGGGCCAGACAGACAGTGAGTATGCTTTCTGCTGGTTACTGCACCAACTGACGTTAAAATATCCCCGAACCCCCAGTAACTGGTCAGCTGTATTCCGCTATATTGCGCTATTGGCCGATCAACTCAGGCAAAAAGGGGTATTCAACATGCTGTTGTCGGATGGGCGCTTTGTGATGGCGTATTGCTCAACCAATCTGCACTGGATCACCCGGCGTGCCCCGTTTGGCAAAGCCACGTTGCTCGATCAGGATGTAGAGATTGATTTTCAGCGCCAGACCACGCCGGACGATGTGGTGACGGTCATTGCGACCCAACCGCTGACAGGGAATGAAACCTGGCACAAGATTGCACCAGGCGAGTTTGCGTTATTTCACTACGGTGAGCGGCTTGCTCTGGGCGAACGGATTAGTGTCCACCGTTGA
- a CDS encoding urease accessory protein UreF, with protein MNDLRLIRMLQFADSVLPVGAFAFSNGVESAIQAGIVHDVASLKDFTHTALLQAAGGDGRAVVAACKALEAGNRDDVISSDWALFNRKLNEESRLMVTRMGKKLAEMALSVVSDPLVEWWLAQIKSGQAAGTYPITQAVVMTLLGASPREVIVMQQYGVAMTILSAAMRLMRVTHIDTQRILFQLNQEIEQFCDSAEQGGIEQMASYAPVTDVLAALHVGAFTRLFSN; from the coding sequence ATGAACGATCTCCGCTTAATCAGGATGCTGCAATTTGCGGATTCGGTGCTGCCGGTTGGGGCTTTTGCCTTCTCTAATGGCGTTGAGTCGGCGATTCAGGCGGGCATCGTACATGATGTCGCGAGTCTGAAGGACTTTACGCATACCGCCTTGCTACAGGCTGCCGGTGGGGATGGTCGTGCGGTCGTGGCGGCCTGTAAGGCTCTGGAGGCTGGTAATCGCGATGACGTTATCAGCAGCGACTGGGCGTTGTTCAACCGCAAGCTGAATGAAGAAAGCCGCCTGATGGTGACGAGGATGGGGAAAAAGCTGGCGGAAATGGCGCTGTCCGTCGTCAGCGATCCTTTGGTGGAATGGTGGTTGGCGCAAATCAAATCCGGGCAGGCGGCTGGCACGTATCCCATAACACAAGCCGTAGTGATGACCCTGCTGGGCGCTAGCCCAAGGGAGGTGATCGTGATGCAGCAATATGGGGTCGCCATGACGATCCTGAGTGCCGCTATGCGCCTGATGCGCGTAACCCATATCGATACTCAACGCATTCTGTTCCAACTCAACCAGGAGATTGAGCAGTTTTGTGACAGTGCCGAACAGGGCGGCATTGAGCAGATGGCGTCCTATGCGCCGGTTACCGATGTGTTGGCGGCGTTGCACGTAGGCGCTTTTACCCGATTATTCAGCAACTGA
- the ureE gene encoding urease accessory protein UreE (involved in the assembly of the urease metallocenter; possible nickel donor), whose protein sequence is MIVIEKILGNIKKDASWQQRLQNITLDVLALSQWEAQKSRCRKLTRDGLDLGISLDRNQVLADGDILLWDEGHQRAVVVQMSLRDVMVIHLRSLLTADVATVMKTSFELGHALGNQHWKSVIKGDQIFIPLTVATKVMDSVMKTHGFHALPYSFVKGESILPQLSQAEARLLFGGAEDSATHVHVENAFLGQHVIKLK, encoded by the coding sequence ATGATTGTCATTGAAAAGATACTCGGCAACATTAAAAAAGACGCCAGTTGGCAGCAACGATTACAGAATATCACGCTGGACGTCCTGGCATTGTCGCAATGGGAGGCTCAGAAGAGTCGTTGCCGCAAATTAACGCGTGATGGGCTGGATCTGGGGATTTCCCTCGATCGCAATCAGGTATTGGCGGATGGCGATATTCTGTTATGGGATGAGGGGCATCAGCGTGCTGTCGTGGTGCAAATGTCTCTGCGCGACGTGATGGTGATTCATTTACGATCGTTGCTCACCGCCGATGTGGCCACGGTGATGAAAACCAGTTTTGAACTGGGCCATGCTTTGGGCAACCAACATTGGAAATCGGTGATTAAAGGCGATCAGATCTTTATCCCGTTGACGGTGGCAACCAAGGTGATGGATTCGGTGATGAAAACGCATGGTTTCCATGCGTTGCCTTACTCTTTTGTGAAAGGTGAGAGCATCCTGCCTCAATTATCCCAGGCGGAGGCGCGTCTGCTGTTTGGTGGCGCGGAGGATTCTGCCACCCACGTCCACGTCGAAAATGCCTTCCTTGGCCAGCATGTCATCAAACTGAAATGA